One genomic window of Scatophagus argus isolate fScaArg1 chromosome 16, fScaArg1.pri, whole genome shotgun sequence includes the following:
- the LOC124074019 gene encoding E3 SUMO-protein ligase ZBED1-like isoform X2 — protein sequence MSWVCRMEFCLIMRRSRKFSPVWNNFDLVTPNKVKCRLCSTELSYINKSTSSMLRHYRARHGNEELADTRESTPVPNKQAVDEAVVNMIIKDCQPLSFVENEGFRELLKLIVPLYALPSRKTIKDLVSQRYEEEKEKTKKDLQSAVAVSLTADMWTSMNMEAYLAVTGHYVDTESHELHSSVLAVQLFPQKHTAENIATVKRSLMEEWGIAGKGTISGKL from the exons ATGTCGTGGGTTTGTCGGATGGAGTTTTGCTTGATCATGCGTCGTTCTAGGAAGTTTTCCCCGGTGTGGAATAATTTTGATCTCGTGACGCCAAACAAG GTGAAGTGTCGGCTCTGCTCCACAGAGCTATCTTATATCAATAAGAGCACTTCATCAATGCTGAGGCATTATAGAGCTCGGCATGGCAATGAAGAATTGGCAGATACTCGTGAGAGTACCCCAG TTCCTAACAAGCAAGCAGTGGATGAGGCAGTGGTCAATATGATCATCAAAGACTGTCAGCCACTCAGCTTTGTTGAAAATGAGGGATTCAGGGAGCTCCTGAAGCTTATTGTACCCTTGTATGCTCTACCAAGCAGGAAG ACCATCAAGGACTTGGTGAGCCAGAGAtatgaggaggaaaaggagaaaaccaAAAAGGACCTCCAGAGTGCCGTTGCTGTTTCTTTAACAGCTGATATGTGGACGTCTATGAATATGGAGGCATATCTAGCTGTTACTGGCCACTATGTGGACACAGAAAGCCATGAACTCCATTCATCAGTCTTGGCAGTGCAGCTTTTTCCTCAGAAACACACCGCAGAAAACATTGCCACGGTTAAAAGGAGCCTCATGGAGGAGTGGGGCATAGCAGGAAAG GGCACAATCTCTGGAAAACTTTAG
- the LOC124074019 gene encoding E3 SUMO-protein ligase ZBED1-like isoform X1, which produces MSWVCRMEFCLIMRRSRKFSPVWNNFDLVTPNKVKCRLCSTELSYINKSTSSMLRHYRARHGNEELADTRESTPVPNKQAVDEAVVNMIIKDCQPLSFVENEGFRELLKLIVPLYALPSRKTIKDLVSQRYEEEKEKTKKDLQSAVAVSLTADMWTSMNMEAYLAVTGHYVDTESHELHSSVLAVQLFPQKHTAENIATVKRSLMEEWGIAGKVRCLVTDAAANMTSCARMLQIRHTICIAHSLNLIVRKSCDQIPTITEICNKTRHND; this is translated from the exons ATGTCGTGGGTTTGTCGGATGGAGTTTTGCTTGATCATGCGTCGTTCTAGGAAGTTTTCCCCGGTGTGGAATAATTTTGATCTCGTGACGCCAAACAAG GTGAAGTGTCGGCTCTGCTCCACAGAGCTATCTTATATCAATAAGAGCACTTCATCAATGCTGAGGCATTATAGAGCTCGGCATGGCAATGAAGAATTGGCAGATACTCGTGAGAGTACCCCAG TTCCTAACAAGCAAGCAGTGGATGAGGCAGTGGTCAATATGATCATCAAAGACTGTCAGCCACTCAGCTTTGTTGAAAATGAGGGATTCAGGGAGCTCCTGAAGCTTATTGTACCCTTGTATGCTCTACCAAGCAGGAAG ACCATCAAGGACTTGGTGAGCCAGAGAtatgaggaggaaaaggagaaaaccaAAAAGGACCTCCAGAGTGCCGTTGCTGTTTCTTTAACAGCTGATATGTGGACGTCTATGAATATGGAGGCATATCTAGCTGTTACTGGCCACTATGTGGACACAGAAAGCCATGAACTCCATTCATCAGTCTTGGCAGTGCAGCTTTTTCCTCAGAAACACACCGCAGAAAACATTGCCACGGTTAAAAGGAGCCTCATGGAGGAGTGGGGCATAGCAGGAAAGGTCAGGTGTCTTGTCACTGATGCAGCAGCAAACATGACTTCATGTGCTAGAATGCTGCAAATACGGCATACCATTTGTATAGCCCATTCCCTGAATTTAATTGTGAGAAAATCATGTGATCAAATCCCAACAATAACTGAGATATGCAACAAAACACGACAC AATGATTAA
- the LOC124073935 gene encoding zinc finger BED domain-containing protein 4-like produces MRGVVASVSVLRALTALSRGGRGGSYTHNSSTRTGQESRERVRGDERECKEQHGGTRTFLNTTKGKKKVKKMSDSRKRSKIWTHFNYIDNSKAECKVCKIKISYRAGSTNNLHRHMRTVHPSIPLEKRPEPEPDVNEGASVSSVTVAAAPAAAAPAAAAVASCSTAPQHKPTTQSSMRQFLQKSLTPARQKKIDEELAEMIALDFQPFSVVEDKGFRKYSHALNPAYNIPSRKTLSQKIIPGLYDRERASLQERVNKATAVCLTTDSWTSRSTTSFLSVTCHFIEDYKMVSCLLDCFEFSDRHTSENLAEELLRVAKEWDVENKVVACVTDNAANITKAVKTLKWTHHPCLAHTINLIVRDALKVMKPAVDKVKAIVEFFHRSTTATHRLKSRQRQMDMPELKLKQDCVTRWNSTFHMIKRILESKDAVISTLAVINAPVNPLSQEEWDILQEACTVLEPFEEVTVEISADSYVTASKMLILCRGLQRVTAQNQTSVTTANVKELVDALCASMDRKFHRMEYNTVLSETTILDPRFKKLAFNDTKAVDEAIQRITAAAARFSQPTPLPGGQEGAEDEQEGPQASAVWRFFEERASEDTTRRKPSANAVLEVRSYLEEPLFQTSADPLSWWENKASFYPRLAHVMTRRLCIVATSVPSERIFSKTGQIMTDRRSRISPSKLRHLVFLNANLH; encoded by the exons ATGCGTGGTGTTGTcgcctctgtgtctgtgcttcgTGCGCTCACTGCGCTGAGCAGAGGGGGGAGGGGCGGCAGTTACACACACAATAGCAGCACACGAACAGGtcaagagagcagagagagagtcAGGGGAGACGAGAGAGAGTGCAAGGAGCAACACGGAGGGACAAGGACATTCCTAAACACGAcgaaaggtaaaaaaaaagttaagaaaatGAGTGACAGCAGAAAAAGGAGTAAAATCTGGACCCACTTTAATTATATTGACAACTCAAAAGCAGAATGTAAAGTCTGCAAGATTAAAATATCCTACCGAGCTGGTTCCACAAACAACCTTCACAGGCACATGAGAACTGTACACCCATCAATTCCATTGGAGAAAAGACCAGAACCTGAACCTGATGTTAATGAAGGTGCCAGTGTGTCTTCTgtaactgttgctgctgctcctgctgctgctgctcctgctgctgctgcagtggcaTCATGCAGTACAGCACCACAACACAAACCAACCACCCAGAGCTCCATGAGACAATTTTTGCAGAAGTCTTTGACCCCAGCAAGACAGAAGAAAATTGATGAGGAACTGGCTGAAATGATTGCACTTGATTTTCAACCATTTTCAGTTGTGGAGGACAAAGGTTTCAGAAAATATTCTCATGCACTCAACCCAGCATATAACATTCCAAGCAGGAAAACCCTCTCTCAAAAAATCATCCCAGGCCTGTATGACAGAGAACGTGCTTCACTGCAAGAGAGGGTTAATAAAGCCACAGCAGTGTGTCTAACAACTGACAGCTGGACATCCCGAAGCACCACATCCTTTTTGTCAGTTACATGCCACTTTATTGAAGATTACAAAATGGTGTCCTGCCTCCTGGACTGTTTTGAGttcagtgacagacacacatctgAGAATTTAGcagaggagctgctcagagtGGCAAAAGAGTGGGATGTGGAAAATAAGGTGGTTGCTTGTGTTACTGACAATGCAGCAAACATAACCAAAGCTGTTAAAACCCTGAAATGGACCCACCACCCATGCCTTGCGCACACAATTAACCTGATTGTGAGAGATGCTCTGAAGGTGATGAAGCCTGCTGTGGACAAAGTCAAGGCAATAGTGGAATTTTTCCACAGGAGCACAACAGCCACACACAGGCTCAAATCAAGACAACGACAGATGGACATGCCTGAGCTGAAGCTCAAACAAGATTGTGTGACAAGGTGGAACTCCACCTTTCATATGATAAAACGGATTCTGGAGTCCAAGGATGCAGTCATCTCTACCCTGGCTGTTATCAATGCACCAGTCAATCCTCTGAGCCAAGAGGAATGGGACATACTGCAGGAGGCATGCACTGTTCTGGAGCCATTTGAGGAGGTTACTGTGGAGATCAGTGCAGACAG CTATGTTACAGCCTCCAAAATGTTAATCCTGTGCAGGGGTCTTCAGAGAGTGACAGCTCAGAACCAGACCAGCGTAACCACAGCAAATGTGAAAGAGCTAGTGGATGCTCTCTGTGCATCCATGGACAGAAAGTTCCATAGAATGGAATATAACACTGTTCTGTCAGAAACCACCATTCTGGATCCGAGATTCAAGAAGCTGGCCTTTAATGACACTAAAGCAGTTGATGAAGCTATTCAGAGAataactgcagcagcagcaaggttCAGCCAGCCAACTCCACTTCCAGGGGGCCAAGAGGGAGCAGAGGATGAGCAAGAGGGGCCACAAGCATCTGCTGTTTGGAGGTTCTTTGAAGAAAGAGCAAGTGAAGACACTACAAGAAGGAAGCCTTCAGCAAATGCAGTACTGGAAGTGAGATCCTACCTTGAGGAGCCCCTTTTCCAGACAAGTGCAGATCCACTAAGCTGGTGGGAAAACAAGGCTTCATTTTACCCACGCCTCGCACATGTGATGACACGGAGACTGTGCATTGTTGCAACGTCAGTCCCCTCCGAAAGAATCTTCTCTAAAACAGGGCAGATCATGACCGACAGAAGAAGCCGAATCAGTCCCTCAAAGCTGAGGCACTTGGTGTTTCTGAATGCCAATCTTCATTAG